Proteins co-encoded in one Juglans regia cultivar Chandler chromosome 16, Walnut 2.0, whole genome shotgun sequence genomic window:
- the LOC118344794 gene encoding uncharacterized protein LOC118344794, protein MGGRPRAETQMADFRKALDDNRLFDLGWKGNKYTWSNKHMDNTFTKERLDRAVANQKWSELFCDRVVETLNVVQSDHMALMLDLRQQFLVNRKRRRVFRFEAKWIRDEEGVGVVDRAWRRADADPNPIRNIQRKLIGCKGVLIRWGNSKDKEVVNLLKQKTEWLKREQESEGPHNAELIRKLQEEMGALLGQEDLKWRQRAKKAWYQLGDKNTKYFHSCATQRRKKN, encoded by the coding sequence ATGGGGGGCAGACCCAGGGCAGAGACTCAGATGGCTGATTTTAGGAAAGCTTTGGATGATAATAGACTATTTGATTTAGGGTGGAAGGGAAACAAATACACGTGGAGCAACAAGCACATGGACAACACTTTTACTAAGGAGAGACTCGATAGGGCTGTAGCTAATCAAAAATGGTCTGAACTTTTTTGTGATAGAGTGGTGGAGACTCTGAATGTAGTCCAATCAGATCATATGGCCTTAATGCTTGACTTGAGACAGCAATTCTTAGTgaatagaaagagaagaagggTGTTTAGATTTGAAGCAAAATGGATAAGGGATGAGGAGGGTGTTGGGGTGGTAGATAGGGCATGGAGGAGGGCTGATGCAGATCCAAACCCGATTAGGAATATCCAAAGAAAGCTGATTGGATGCaaaggagttttaattaggtggGGTAATTCAAAAGATAAAGAGGTGGTAAATTTGTTGAAGCAAAAAACTGAATGGCTGAAAAGGGAACAAGAAAGTGAAGGGCCTCATAATGCTGAACTAATAAGAAAACTTCAAGAAGAGATGGGGGCTTTGCTGGGGCAGGAAGATCTCAAATGGCGGCAGAGAGCCAAGAAAGCATGGTATCAGCTGGGtgacaaaaacacaaaatatttccaCTCTTGTGCtactcaaagaagaaaaaagaattag